A genomic window from Hippocampus zosterae strain Florida chromosome 13, ASM2543408v3, whole genome shotgun sequence includes:
- the txndc11 gene encoding thioredoxin domain-containing protein 11 isoform X2: protein MLRRAQLGLRQVLSLMARRPALLCGAVVLGVLLVLAVKFTCSRARNVVAAAPPPLRFFSPESPVVDLYLGQLDQVERLRSVAEVSFVFFYAPWCAHSMAARQEVQLVAKKLAKQVQFVAINCWWSQGKCRRVNHFFKYPIIHLFYRQFGPIEYKGPFVAGYVESFILRVMTPLTYLPSRDAVLEFLSCHEPRVVGFFQFNSSPQPPGYTTYLASALQALKRDFRGVVRFGVVTNSRVAEAISLKEDESVYLHRRFNSSLVFPRWERNFTSRAVCSWVFEHHESVLQWLQPPGTKSWLLEHELTKGAALLLFLPHDPLVSEPDGLLRQVADVALRYHSCDARKQRLTSSVPCCHSVLAPDSTAWCDVCPTSSARCSSRPTLQSTSERFCLHLHCRSFALSYSPLSHHSACCGKFHPQLSNNSKTKEAPSRLTSSTVTSSSDALKGLGCQTNKTLRFYVLDMELNWPLAVRLGAPGKGNSSSWRHRQTGAQGDGSFAAIVNLKDEVHYVLQRTPSATLTESLEAFIMNFSAPYSLLHRHLVGEEPREHRVTRQNRSQQQHDEPPQPLITELTTSSFLSYVMDVEKDVLLFYYTQWCGFCSVLNHVLIQLARLLQRHSGVTLARVNVARNDLPWEFMVDRVPSILFFPRYSIPAHSLTRTNPHQPARRTLRVPAAPSCAPSWKPSSARYGRCTAPVSCSPSSWRNFGVTTGSCVWTLADWKLRTPSCGGNNAIWRSDGGRRADNWPRPCGGCGSWLTPRRICSTKTRCSGWC from the exons TCGTGCAAGGAACGTGGTGGCAGCAGCTCCACCGCCACTTCGCTTCTTCTCCCCTGAATCCCCAGTCGTGGACCTCTACTTGGGTCAGCTTGATCAG GTAGAGCGTCTCAGGAGTGTGGCTGAGGTGTCTTTTGTCTTCTTCTACGCACCGTGGTGCGCCCACTCCATGGCCGCCAGGCAGGAAGTCCAGCTGGTCGCCAAGAAACTGGCTAAACAG GTGCAGTTTGTGGCCATCAACTGCTGGTGGAGTCAAGGCAAGTGCAGGAGGGTCAATCACTTCTTCAAGTATCCCATCATCCACCTCTTTTACCGACA GTTCGGGCCTATCGAGTACAAGGGTCCGTTCGTGGCGGGCTATGTGGAAAGTTTTATCCTCCGAGTGATGACGCCGCTCACGTACCTCCCGTCAAGAGATGCGGTGCTGGAATTCCTCTCCTGTCACGAG CCCCGAGTGGTGGGCTTCTTCCAGTTTAACTCTTCACCTCAGCCGCCCGGCTACACCACATATCTCGCCTCTGCTCTGCAGGCCCTAAAAAGAG ATTTCCGCGGCGTGGTCCGCTTCGGGGTGGTCACCAACAGCCGGGTGGCAGAGGCCATCTCGTTGAAAGAGGACGAAAGCGTTTATCTCCATAGAAGATTTAACTCTTCGTTG GTTTTCCCTCGATGGGAACGCAACTTCACGTCCCGTGCTGTATGTAGCTGGGTCTTTGAGCACCACGAGAGCGTCCTGCAGTGGCTGCAGCCGCCGGGGACAAAGTCTTGGCTACTGGAACATGAACTGACCAAAGGGGCGGCGCTATTGCTTTTCCTGCCGCACGATCCCCTCGTCTCCGAGCCCGACGGCCTCTTGCGGCAG GTTGCGGACGTGGCCTTACGTTATCACTCCTGCGACGCGCGGAAGCAACGCTTGACCTCCAGCGTGCCCTGCTGCCACTCCGTGCTCGCCCCCGACTCCACCGCGTGGTGCGACGTGTGCCCGACGTCGTCGGCGCGCTGCTCGTCACGCCCTACGCTGCAGTCCACATCCGAGCGCTTCTGCCTTCACCTTCATTGTCGCAGCTTCGCCCTCAGCTACAGCCCGCTGAGCCATCACAGTGCCTGCTGCGGGAAATTCCATCCCCAGCTTAGCAACAACTCCAAAACCAAAGAGGCGCCGTCCCGTTTGACTTCGTCCACTGTCACGTCTTCGTCCGATGCCCTCAAGGGGCTCGGCTGTCAGACCAACAAGACGCTCAGGTTCTACGTGTTGGACATGGAGCTCAACTGGCCGCTGGCGGTGAGGTTGGGGGCACCGGGAAAGGGAAACTCTTCCTCATGGCGCCACCGGCAAACCGGCGCgcagggcgacggctcctttGCGGCCATCGTGAACTTGAAGGACGAGGTGCATTATGTGCTCCAGCGCACCCCCTCCGCCACACTCACCGAGTCACTAG AGGCCTTCATCATGAACTTCAGCGCCCCCTACAGCCTCCTGCACAGACACTTGGTGGGCGAGGAGCCGAGAGAACACCGAGTTACGCGTCAGAACCGATCCCAGCAGCAGCACGATGAGCCTCCGCAGCCGCTTATCACCGAACTGACCACGTCCTCCTTCCTGTCCTACGTCATGGATGTTGAAAAG GACGTACTGCTTTTCTACTACACACAATGGTGCGGCTTCTGCTCCGTTCTCAACCACGTCCTCATCCAGCTGGCTCGATTGCTGCAGCGCCACAGCGGTGTCACTCTCGCCAG GGTGAATGTTGCACGCAACGACCTCCCGTGGGAATTTATGGTGGATCGTGTTCCCTCCATTCTTTTCTTCCCACGATACAG CATTCCGGCTCACTCCCTGACACGGACAAATCCTCACCAACCGGCGCGGCGGACGCTTCGGGTCCCGGCAGCGCCGTCCTGCGCGCCGAGTTGGAAGCCGTCCAGCGCGAGGTACGGACGCTGCACCGCACCCGTGAGCTGCTCTCCCAGCAGCTGGCGCAACTTTGGCGTGACAACCGGCAGCTGCGTTTGGACGCTCGCGGACTGGAAGCTCAGAACGCCGAGCTGCGGCGGGAACAACGCCATCTGGAGGAGCGACGGCGGGAGAAGAGCCGACAACTGGCCGAGGCCTTGCGGCGGCTGCGGGAGCTGGCTGACGCCTCGCAGAATCTGCTCAACCAAAACGCGCTGCTCAGGATGGTGCTGA
- the txndc11 gene encoding thioredoxin domain-containing protein 11 isoform X1: MLRRAQLGLRQVLSLMARRPALLCGAVVLGVLLVLAVKFTCSRARNVVAAAPPPLRFFSPESPVVDLYLGQLDQVERLRSVAEVSFVFFYAPWCAHSMAARQEVQLVAKKLAKQVQFVAINCWWSQGKCRRVNHFFKYPIIHLFYRQFGPIEYKGPFVAGYVESFILRVMTPLTYLPSRDAVLEFLSCHEPRVVGFFQFNSSPQPPGYTTYLASALQALKRDFRGVVRFGVVTNSRVAEAISLKEDESVYLHRRFNSSLVFPRWERNFTSRAVCSWVFEHHESVLQWLQPPGTKSWLLEHELTKGAALLLFLPHDPLVSEPDGLLRQVADVALRYHSCDARKQRLTSSVPCCHSVLAPDSTAWCDVCPTSSARCSSRPTLQSTSERFCLHLHCRSFALSYSPLSHHSACCGKFHPQLSNNSKTKEAPSRLTSSTVTSSSDALKGLGCQTNKTLRFYVLDMELNWPLAVRLGAPGKGNSSSWRHRQTGAQGDGSFAAIVNLKDEVHYVLQRTPSATLTESLEAFIMNFSAPYSLLHRHLVGEEPREHRVTRQNRSQQQHDEPPQPLITELTTSSFLSYVMDVEKDVLLFYYTQWCGFCSVLNHVLIQLARLLQRHSGVTLARVNVARNDLPWEFMVDRVPSILFFPRYRKELSVKFPDDLPITLPNLLRFILKHSGSLPDTDKSSPTGAADASGPGSAVLRAELEAVQREVRTLHRTRELLSQQLAQLWRDNRQLRLDARGLEAQNAELRREQRHLEERRREKSRQLAEALRRLRELADASQNLLNQNALLRMVLRALKETAEPEVVEEAEAEGEPPVPPAGSHLAS, encoded by the exons TCGTGCAAGGAACGTGGTGGCAGCAGCTCCACCGCCACTTCGCTTCTTCTCCCCTGAATCCCCAGTCGTGGACCTCTACTTGGGTCAGCTTGATCAG GTAGAGCGTCTCAGGAGTGTGGCTGAGGTGTCTTTTGTCTTCTTCTACGCACCGTGGTGCGCCCACTCCATGGCCGCCAGGCAGGAAGTCCAGCTGGTCGCCAAGAAACTGGCTAAACAG GTGCAGTTTGTGGCCATCAACTGCTGGTGGAGTCAAGGCAAGTGCAGGAGGGTCAATCACTTCTTCAAGTATCCCATCATCCACCTCTTTTACCGACA GTTCGGGCCTATCGAGTACAAGGGTCCGTTCGTGGCGGGCTATGTGGAAAGTTTTATCCTCCGAGTGATGACGCCGCTCACGTACCTCCCGTCAAGAGATGCGGTGCTGGAATTCCTCTCCTGTCACGAG CCCCGAGTGGTGGGCTTCTTCCAGTTTAACTCTTCACCTCAGCCGCCCGGCTACACCACATATCTCGCCTCTGCTCTGCAGGCCCTAAAAAGAG ATTTCCGCGGCGTGGTCCGCTTCGGGGTGGTCACCAACAGCCGGGTGGCAGAGGCCATCTCGTTGAAAGAGGACGAAAGCGTTTATCTCCATAGAAGATTTAACTCTTCGTTG GTTTTCCCTCGATGGGAACGCAACTTCACGTCCCGTGCTGTATGTAGCTGGGTCTTTGAGCACCACGAGAGCGTCCTGCAGTGGCTGCAGCCGCCGGGGACAAAGTCTTGGCTACTGGAACATGAACTGACCAAAGGGGCGGCGCTATTGCTTTTCCTGCCGCACGATCCCCTCGTCTCCGAGCCCGACGGCCTCTTGCGGCAG GTTGCGGACGTGGCCTTACGTTATCACTCCTGCGACGCGCGGAAGCAACGCTTGACCTCCAGCGTGCCCTGCTGCCACTCCGTGCTCGCCCCCGACTCCACCGCGTGGTGCGACGTGTGCCCGACGTCGTCGGCGCGCTGCTCGTCACGCCCTACGCTGCAGTCCACATCCGAGCGCTTCTGCCTTCACCTTCATTGTCGCAGCTTCGCCCTCAGCTACAGCCCGCTGAGCCATCACAGTGCCTGCTGCGGGAAATTCCATCCCCAGCTTAGCAACAACTCCAAAACCAAAGAGGCGCCGTCCCGTTTGACTTCGTCCACTGTCACGTCTTCGTCCGATGCCCTCAAGGGGCTCGGCTGTCAGACCAACAAGACGCTCAGGTTCTACGTGTTGGACATGGAGCTCAACTGGCCGCTGGCGGTGAGGTTGGGGGCACCGGGAAAGGGAAACTCTTCCTCATGGCGCCACCGGCAAACCGGCGCgcagggcgacggctcctttGCGGCCATCGTGAACTTGAAGGACGAGGTGCATTATGTGCTCCAGCGCACCCCCTCCGCCACACTCACCGAGTCACTAG AGGCCTTCATCATGAACTTCAGCGCCCCCTACAGCCTCCTGCACAGACACTTGGTGGGCGAGGAGCCGAGAGAACACCGAGTTACGCGTCAGAACCGATCCCAGCAGCAGCACGATGAGCCTCCGCAGCCGCTTATCACCGAACTGACCACGTCCTCCTTCCTGTCCTACGTCATGGATGTTGAAAAG GACGTACTGCTTTTCTACTACACACAATGGTGCGGCTTCTGCTCCGTTCTCAACCACGTCCTCATCCAGCTGGCTCGATTGCTGCAGCGCCACAGCGGTGTCACTCTCGCCAG GGTGAATGTTGCACGCAACGACCTCCCGTGGGAATTTATGGTGGATCGTGTTCCCTCCATTCTTTTCTTCCCACGATACAG AAAAGAGCTGAGCGTGAAATTTCCAGATGATCTTCCCATCACTCTTCCAAACCTcctccgcttcatcctcaagCATTCCGGCTCACTCCCTGACACGGACAAATCCTCACCAACCGGCGCGGCGGACGCTTCGGGTCCCGGCAGCGCCGTCCTGCGCGCCGAGTTGGAAGCCGTCCAGCGCGAGGTACGGACGCTGCACCGCACCCGTGAGCTGCTCTCCCAGCAGCTGGCGCAACTTTGGCGTGACAACCGGCAGCTGCGTTTGGACGCTCGCGGACTGGAAGCTCAGAACGCCGAGCTGCGGCGGGAACAACGCCATCTGGAGGAGCGACGGCGGGAGAAGAGCCGACAACTGGCCGAGGCCTTGCGGCGGCTGCGGGAGCTGGCTGACGCCTCGCAGAATCTGCTCAACCAAAACGCGCTGCTCAGGATGGTGCTGAGGGCCTTGAAGGAAACGGCGGAGCCCGAAGttgtggaggaggcggaggcggagggGGAGCCTCCTGTTCCGCCGGCGGGAAGCCACTTGGCTTCCTGA